CGGGGGCGAGTTTCACCTGACGACCACGCAGTTCGGCGCGACGTTCTACGTGGGGAACAACCCGAAGGCCGACGGGACCTATGCTCCGCTCCGCTGGGGGCGGGGCTCGGCCGCCTACGAGCGCGTGGACGCGACGGAGCTCGCCGAAGCGGCGCTGGGGCGCACGCTGACGCCCGGCCAGGTGTCGGCCTACTGGGCCGGCCAGGCCCTGGCCTACATACGATCACAGCCCGGCCACTGGCTCCGGCTGATGCTCCGGAAGTGGCTGCTCGTCTGGAACGTCGTCGAGCTGGGGGACACGGTCGACGAGTACACCTACGCGGAATGGTCCTACCTGCTGAAGGGCCTCGAGCACGTCCTCCACTTCGGAATCCTGGCCCCGCTGGCGGCCTTCGGCGTGTGTCTCACCTGGCGCGACTGGCGGCGGCTCTGGCTCCTCTACCTGATGCTGGCGAGCTACGCGGCCAGCGTGGCGCTCTTCATCGTCTTCTCCCGCTATCGCTTCCTCCTCGTCCCCTTGCTCCTGCTCTTCGGGTCGGCCGGCCTGCTGGGGGGCTGGAATCTGCTGGCTCAGCGCCGGGCCCCGCCGCGGCTGTGGGTGGCGGCCGGGGCCGCTCTGGCGGCCGCGCTCATCGTGAACTGGACGCTGGTTCCGAAGGACGGCGTCCGGGCCATCACCCACACCAACATCGGGATCTTCCTCGCCAAGGAGGAGCGGAAGCCGGAGGACGCGGTCGTCCATTTCCAGAAGGCCCTGACGCTCAACCCGCGGTTCGTGGAGGCCCACGGCAACCTGGGCGCGGTCCTGGTCATGCAAGGGAGAGCCGACGAGGCGCTGGCGCATCTGACCGAGGCGCTGCGCCTCAAGCCCGACTACGTGGAGGCCCACTACAACATCGGAGTGGTGCTGGGGCAGCGCGGGCGGGACGACGAAGCGATCGCCCACTTCGGCGAGGTACTGCGTCTCCGGCCGACCCACGCGGACGCGCACAGCAACCTGGGCATCGCCCTGGCCCGGCAGGGGCGGCTCCCGGAGGCCACGCCGCATTTCCGCGAGGCGGCCCGTCTACGCCCCGACTGGCCAGAGGGCCGTTACAACCTCGGGCTCGCCCTGTTTCTCGGCGGCGAGTTCGCCGACGCCGCCTCCGAGTTCGCCCACGTGCTGCGCCTCCAACCGGAGAACCCCCTGGCCCATCAAAAGCTCGGGGAATCCCTGGTGAGGCTGGGGCGATGCCAGGAGGCGACGGCCCAGTTCGAGGAGGCCCTGCGCCTGCGTCCCGGCTGGCCCGAGCCGGTGGACCAGCTCGGCCGGACGTCGGTCGCCTGCGCGCCAGGTGGGTGAGCGAACGGCGGCACTCGCGAGGGCCGCAGAACCCCCTCCGAGGAAACTAGGAATGTGTCGGAGTAGCGAGCGCCCAGGACCGAGTATGCTCTACACCGAGTCGCGGTCCGCGCGGCGGCGTCGCCGCCGCAACCCCTCCAGGGGGTGGGGCTGGGAGGGGGCCGTCGAGGCCCCCTCCCATGGTCTAGATGCGGAAGCGCCGCTCCACGCCGTTCACGCGGACCACGTACTCACCCGGGGGGAAGTCCCCTTCGAGCGGGATGGTCAGGTCCACGAGCTGCGCCACCTGCGTACACACGCTGGCGCCGGTGTGGATCGTGGGAATGGACACGATGATCGTGCGGCCTTCCCGCCGCTGACTGATCGGTCCGAGTGATGTGCAGCCGTCCAGCAACACGCCCTGCACGCGCACGGAGGGCCGGGACGTGCCGGCCAGGGAAGTCCGGAGCTCGACGCCACTGACCTGAAGCGTCCCGCTCGGTTCGGACGGCACGGTGACCTGTCCGCCGCCGGTGCCCCCGCAGGCGCTCAAGAGCAGCATCAGTGTGAAGAGCCCTCCCCTCGTCATCGGTCCACCTCCCCTGTCGCTACGGCAAGATGATGCGACCGCCTCCCATCGTCCGGAGGAAGTCGCCGAGACCGAACCGCATGAACGGATTCGCCCGCTTCTCGTCGCCGATCGTCGAGGCCTCCCCGCCGTAGTTGTGACCGGGCAGCAGAATGGTCTCGTCGGGCAGCTTGGCCAGGCGCTGGGTGAGGCTCCGGTGCATCTCGGCGGGATCCCCGCCGGGGAGGTCGGTCCGGCCGCAGCTCCCGATGAAGAGCGTATCGCCCGAGATGAGGCGGCCGTCGACGTAGAAGCACTGGGAGCCCGGAGTGTGGCCGGGCGTGTGGATGAAGGTGATCGTGAGCCGACCCACGGACAGCTCGGTGCCGGCCTCGACCTTCACGAGGTCCGACCCGAACCCCGGCAGGAACTCGCGCTCGGCCTTGTGGACATAGACCTTGGCCGGGACGCGCTCGAGGAGGTCGGCGACGCCCGGGATGTCCGTGCCGAAGAGGTGCCCCCCCACATGATCCGGGTGGGTGTGGGTGATCAGGGCCCCCGTGATTCTCAGGCCATCCGCCTCGGCCGTGTTGACGATGCTGTCGATCTCCCAGGCCGGATCGATGACGAGGCACTCACCCGCCTCGCGGTCGCCCACCAGGTAGACGAAGTTCTGCATCGGCCCGAGCTCCATCTGCGTGAGGTAGAGCGATGAACCGGGGGGCTTCTCGGCGGGGGTCAGCTCGGGCATGGCGAGAAGAACCGACTAGAGCGGCTCTCCAACGAATCAGCGCGAAACCGTGCGTGGTAGCCGCGTGGTGCGGGGCCAAGTAACGAGCATAGCGAGGACGCAGGTCCGAAAGGCGCGCCGCAGGACGTCGCGGGGCTGGGGCCCCGCCGTCCGAGGCGCGCCAACTCGAGGAGGCCCGCCGAGGCGTATGCCGCATACGTTGAGGCGGGCCGACGACCGAGGACGAAGCTAGGCGAAGTTAATTGGCCGCGCACTAGAGGAGCAGATCCTCGGGAGTCGACGGCAGCTCGCCCAGGTTGTTCGCGTCGATGGCGTAGAGGGCCGGCTGATCGGGGACCCGGACATAGGCATTGCCCTTTTCGCGCTTCCCGATGGCGAGCGCGGCCACGGTCTTCCCGTCCTTGCCGGTGAGGGTCAGCGTCGTGGCCGGGGGCTGGAGCCCGTACGGCGTCGGGTCCCAGCCCTGCTCGGCGACCAGGTCGCGCCACTTGAGGTTCCGCAGCATCCAGATGAGGTCGCTCACCCGCCCGCCGGCCGCCTTTCCCTTGCGCGGCGCGACGAGCTGCCACTCCTCCTCGCCCGTCCGCTCCAGCACGAGGGTCTCGGCCCCACGCTGGATCTGCACCCGCGTCACGTCCCGGGCGTCGAAGGCGGCGAAGAACGAGTGGTCGCGCAGATCCTGGACCGAGCGGGCGAGGTCCTGTAGCACCTTGCCCTCGACGAGTACGATCGGCGCCGAGGGGCCGCCGCCGCTGACCGTCGCGTAGGCCAGGTCCTTCTCCCGGGCCGGGGCGAGCAGCAAGGCCTTCGGCTCCTTGGCCTCCTTCTCCCATACCACGACGCGTATCTGCGGGCGATCGAGGCCGAAGCGGGCGAGCGGCTTTCCGCCCTCGTCGACGAACTCCTTGGCGCGGAGCTCCTGCACTCGGCTCATGACCTCGACGGCCGTGGTCTGATCGGCCTTGAGCTGGACCGGCGCCGCGATCCGCCAGAGGCCGTCCTCCAGGGCCAGGGTCAGCTTGCCCTTCGGACTCTCCAGCTCCACCTTCTCCACCTTCTGCCGCTCGAAGGCCAGCACCGTCTTGTCCCGGAAGGCGGTGACCGAGGTCGGGATCGCCCGGAAGAACTCCTCTTCCAGCGTGAAGATCGTCCCATCCCCCTCGCGCTGGGCGTAGACCGTCTTCTTGTCCGGCACGGTCTTGCCGAGGCGAAGCGTCTTGGCCACCCGCTCCTTCTCCTCCCCGAGCCACAGGGTCAGCCGCAGGGGTCGGTCGAGCCCGTACTCGGCGGGTCCCTTCGGCGCCTCCGGCACGAAGTCCTTGATCTTCGCCGTCTTGAGCTTCTCCAGAAGGTTCGACACCTGCTCGCGGTCGGCGTGGAGGGCGACGGGCTCGGCGATGTCCCACTGCTCGGGCCCCAGAGGCTCCGGCTTGCCCTTGTGCACGACCGCCACCGTCTGGCCGCCCGGGGTCTGAACCTCGAGCTTCTTCACGTCCTTCGGCTCGAAGGCCAACACCGTTCGATCCCGGAAGTCGGCCACCGGCTTCTGGGCGTCCCGCAGCAACGAGTCCGGAACGAGCACGACGGCCGGCTTGTCGCCCGCCTGCGCGTAGACCCACAGCCCGGTCGGATTCTTCCCGCCGAGTCGGATCCGGCGCTTCTCGCCCTTCGCGGTGAAGACGATCTCGGCCGCCGGCGGCTCGAGCCCGAAGTCCGCCGGCTTCGCCGGATTCGGCTCGATCTCGCGCTCGACCCGCAGGGTCGTCAAGGAGGTCAGCAAGTCCTCGATGGGCCGCGACTCGGCCCGGCCTTGGACGGGCGACGCCAGGGCCCAGGCGTCACCGGACTTCTTGAGGTGAATCGACTCGCTGCCGCGGGCGATCGTCAGCTCGTCGACGTCCTTGGTCTCGAGGCCCTTCCAGAGGCGATCCTTCTCGGCGGTGGACTTCTCGCGGGCCGGTCCCTGGCGGACCTCGTAGACGTAGAAGAAGGCGCCGAGGGCGATCAGGATGACGGCGAGGACGGCGGTCGTCTTCCAGCGCATACGGCCCTACCGATTCCGCTTGCGCACGACCGAGTAGACGCCGGCCACGGCCATCGCCAGCGGCACCAGCACGACCGGCACCCAGAAGAGGACCTGGCCCTGGGCGGCCGTCAGGAAGACCGGCGTGTTGCGCCGCTCCTTCGGCCGGATGGCGATCAGGTTCTCCTCCTCCGCGAGCCAGGAGAGCGTGTTGAGGAAGAAGTCTCGGTTCCCCGAGAGATTGACGAAGGCATTCGTCGAGAAGTCCGAGTCCCCGATCAGCACGATCCGGGCCTTGGCGCCCTTCCGCTCCTGGGGGACGTCCTTGGCCTCGGCGGTCGCCACCGCCGCGATGGTGAGAGGCCCCCGGGCCTCGTCGGGATCCGGCTTCACCTGTCCCGACTTGATCTCCTGCTCGTTCGTTTCCGCCCAGCTCTCGCCGCTGGTCCGGGCCAGGGCTTGCGTGGTCACGCCCTCCGGGGGCTTCTCCTTGACGACCACGGTGCGGGCGACCGGGAAGAACGTCGCGTATCGGAACCCTTGCGTGATCGGGTGCGCCTGGTAATCGCCGACGACGGGGATCTCGGGGCCGGCGCCGAGCATCCGCCCCTGGGGATTGACGTCGATGATCACGTCGTTGCCGACGCCCAGCCCGTAGCGGTCGAGGAGCGGGCCGAGGCCCGGGGCCTGGAACGGGTCGATCATGAAGAGGACCTTGCCGGCCCGCCCGATGTAGCCCTGGAGCGCGTCCAGCTCGTTCGGCAGGAGGTCCTTCTGGGGTCCGGCCACCACCACGATGGCGGCGTCGTCGGGAATCTTCGATTCTCGGGCCGACAGGAGATCCTTGACCTCGTAGTTGAGCTTCTCGATGGCCGCCTTGATCTCGCTGAGGCCGGTCTTCTCGTTCGACGCCGGATCCTTCTCGCCGTGGCCCTTCAGGAAATAGATGACGCGCTTGCCTTCCCGGGTCACCCGGATGAGCGCGTTGGTGAGCTTCTCCTCCTCGGCGTCGGTGATCTTTTCCTCCTTGACCTGCCCATCCTTGATGGTGGCCTCCAGCACGACCGTGCCGTAGGTTTCCACCCCGTACCGCTTGGCCCGCAGCGGATCCCGGTCGGCGTCCACCACCTCCCAGGCGAACTTGCCTTCGGACCGGGCGGCGTACTGCTTGAGCAGGTCCTCGGCCGTGCGCTTGCCGGGCTGGTCGGGCCGGAAGAAGGCGGTGGCCTTGACCGGGGTCTGAAGCTCCTGGAGCACCCGGACCGTCTGCGGGGCCAGACTGTGACGCCGGTTCTCGGTCAGGTCGACGCGCCAGTTGTGGCGATAGGAGACCGCCTCTACCAGCGCGATGATGCCCAGGATCAGGACGACCATCACCAGCGCGTTCAAGCCGTACCGGGTGGTCCGCCGGCCCCAGAAGTCGCGCGAGCTCGGGAAGCTCGCGTAGAGCGCGAACAGGAGGAGCAAGCCGCCGACGATCAGGAGCGTGGGCCACACGGTCGCCCACGATGGTCGGTACACGCGGAGGACACCGCCGGCGGCGACGCCGGCGAGACCCAGCAAGAGCGCGGGAGTGGCGAATCGTCGCATGGCTAGCTTCTCCAGCGCTTCGACTCGAGCGAGCGCAGGGTGAGGAACAGACTCAGGATGGTGAGGTTCACGTAGTAGATCAGGTCCTTGGTATCGATGACGCCCTTGGCGAACGACTCGAAGTGCTCGGTGATCGACAGGTGCGAGAGCACGCGCCCCCAGGTGCTCCCGGCCGACTCGGACGCCCAGGAGATGACCCAGAAGATCAGGAGGGTGCCGAAGGTCGAGACGGCGGCCACGATCTGATTCTCCGTCAGCGAGGAGATCAAGATGCCGACGGCGATGAAGGCGGCCCCCTGGAGGAGGAGGCCGAGGTACCCCGTCAGGAGCGGCCCCCACTCGAGCTGGGTGGCCCACGCCACCAGGGCCGGGTAGACGAGCGTCAGCGTCAGCATTCCCAGGAAGATCCCGAGCGCGGCCAGGTACTTGCCGAACAGGATCTCGCCGTCCCGCACCGGATAGGTCAGCAGGAGCTCGATGGTGCCGCTCTTCTTCTCTTCGGCGAAGAGCCGCATGGTCAGGATCGGCATCATCAGCAGCATGATGACGCTGATGTTCTGGAAGAGAGGTCGGAGGACGCCTTCGGTGACCGACATGTCACGGGCCATCGTGGGATTCATCGCGGCCTGCATGCTGATGAGCGTGTAGAAGGCGAAGACGTTGTAGAAGAACCACCCGGCGACGAGGGTAAAGATGGCAAAGACGACGTAGGCGATCGGCGAGCTGAAGTACAGCCGCATCTCCTTCTTGAAGACGGCCCACGCTCTCATTCCGTCCGCACCTCCTCCTGGGCCGCCTCCACCTCCGCCCCCGGGAGCGGCCCCGGCTCGGCCTCGTGCTCCTCCCCGGCCACGACCCGGATGAACAGGTCTTCGAGGGAGAGGCCGAGGGCGCGCAGCTCCAGGAGTCCCCAGCGCTGCTGGGTCACCAGCTGCACGATATCGGGGCGGATGTCCCGCCCGCGATCGGCTTCCACGACGAAGGTCCCGACCCCTTCGATCACCCCGCGCGGCTCGACCCGGAGCACCCCCGGCAGGGCCCGCAAGGACGCGCCCACCAGCTCCGGTGGACCCAAGACCTGGACCTGGACACGCGTCAGCGGGGAGAGCTCGTCCATGAGGCGATCGAGCGAGCCGGAGGCGACGATGCGACCCCGGTTGATGATGATCACCCCCTCGCACACCATCGACACCTCGGGGAGGATGTGCGTCGAGAGGATGACCGTGTGTTCCCCGGCCAGGGACTTGATGAGCGAGCGGATCTCGATGATCTGCTTGGGATCGAGGCCGATGGTGGGCTCGTCGAGAATCAACACGGCGGGATCCGCGATCAGCGCCTGGGCCAGCCCGACCCGCTGCCGGTAGCCCTTGGACAGACGCCCGATCAAGCGGCCCTGGACGTCCTCGATCAGGCAGCGAGCCAGTACCTCGCCGACCCGGCGCCGGCGGTCGGCGCGCCCGAGCCCCTTGACGTCGGC
This region of Candidatus Methylomirabilota bacterium genomic DNA includes:
- a CDS encoding tetratricopeptide repeat protein, producing MAAQHPAELAGPRGAASPYFLIWLLAALLRGVHLWELRDTPVFSMLLGDARSYDTWAREIAAGHWLGAGVFYQTPLYPYFLGILYALTGRDLLVVRLVQLVLGATSCVLLARAGEAFFGRRVGIVAGLLLAIYPTAIFFDGLIQKPVLDLFFFTLLLFLLGRLSEAPRPWRWLPVGFALGFLMLTRENALVLVACVAVWLVAHVRQAGWRRQASAAALLVAGLAAVLLPVALRNQRIGGEFHLTTTQFGATFYVGNNPKADGTYAPLRWGRGSAAYERVDATELAEAALGRTLTPGQVSAYWAGQALAYIRSQPGHWLRLMLRKWLLVWNVVELGDTVDEYTYAEWSYLLKGLEHVLHFGILAPLAAFGVCLTWRDWRRLWLLYLMLASYAASVALFIVFSRYRFLLVPLLLLFGSAGLLGGWNLLAQRRAPPRLWVAAGAALAAALIVNWTLVPKDGVRAITHTNIGIFLAKEERKPEDAVVHFQKALTLNPRFVEAHGNLGAVLVMQGRADEALAHLTEALRLKPDYVEAHYNIGVVLGQRGRDDEAIAHFGEVLRLRPTHADAHSNLGIALARQGRLPEATPHFREAARLRPDWPEGRYNLGLALFLGGEFADAASEFAHVLRLQPENPLAHQKLGESLVRLGRCQEATAQFEEALRLRPGWPEPVDQLGRTSVACAPGG
- a CDS encoding MBL fold metallo-hydrolase; this encodes MPELTPAEKPPGSSLYLTQMELGPMQNFVYLVGDREAGECLVIDPAWEIDSIVNTAEADGLRITGALITHTHPDHVGGHLFGTDIPGVADLLERVPAKVYVHKAEREFLPGFGSDLVKVEAGTELSVGRLTITFIHTPGHTPGSQCFYVDGRLISGDTLFIGSCGRTDLPGGDPAEMHRSLTQRLAKLPDETILLPGHNYGGEASTIGDEKRANPFMRFGLGDFLRTMGGGRIILP
- a CDS encoding DUF4340 domain-containing protein — protein: MRWKTTAVLAVILIALGAFFYVYEVRQGPAREKSTAEKDRLWKGLETKDVDELTIARGSESIHLKKSGDAWALASPVQGRAESRPIEDLLTSLTTLRVEREIEPNPAKPADFGLEPPAAEIVFTAKGEKRRIRLGGKNPTGLWVYAQAGDKPAVVLVPDSLLRDAQKPVADFRDRTVLAFEPKDVKKLEVQTPGGQTVAVVHKGKPEPLGPEQWDIAEPVALHADREQVSNLLEKLKTAKIKDFVPEAPKGPAEYGLDRPLRLTLWLGEEKERVAKTLRLGKTVPDKKTVYAQREGDGTIFTLEEEFFRAIPTSVTAFRDKTVLAFERQKVEKVELESPKGKLTLALEDGLWRIAAPVQLKADQTTAVEVMSRVQELRAKEFVDEGGKPLARFGLDRPQIRVVVWEKEAKEPKALLLAPAREKDLAYATVSGGGPSAPIVLVEGKVLQDLARSVQDLRDHSFFAAFDARDVTRVQIQRGAETLVLERTGEEEWQLVAPRKGKAAGGRVSDLIWMLRNLKWRDLVAEQGWDPTPYGLQPPATTLTLTGKDGKTVAALAIGKREKGNAYVRVPDQPALYAIDANNLGELPSTPEDLLL
- a CDS encoding Gldg family protein, whose protein sequence is MRRFATPALLLGLAGVAAGGVLRVYRPSWATVWPTLLIVGGLLLLFALYASFPSSRDFWGRRTTRYGLNALVMVVLILGIIALVEAVSYRHNWRVDLTENRRHSLAPQTVRVLQELQTPVKATAFFRPDQPGKRTAEDLLKQYAARSEGKFAWEVVDADRDPLRAKRYGVETYGTVVLEATIKDGQVKEEKITDAEEEKLTNALIRVTREGKRVIYFLKGHGEKDPASNEKTGLSEIKAAIEKLNYEVKDLLSARESKIPDDAAIVVVAGPQKDLLPNELDALQGYIGRAGKVLFMIDPFQAPGLGPLLDRYGLGVGNDVIIDVNPQGRMLGAGPEIPVVGDYQAHPITQGFRYATFFPVARTVVVKEKPPEGVTTQALARTSGESWAETNEQEIKSGQVKPDPDEARGPLTIAAVATAEAKDVPQERKGAKARIVLIGDSDFSTNAFVNLSGNRDFFLNTLSWLAEEENLIAIRPKERRNTPVFLTAAQGQVLFWVPVVLVPLAMAVAGVYSVVRKRNR
- a CDS encoding ABC transporter permease subunit, whose translation is MRAWAVFKKEMRLYFSSPIAYVVFAIFTLVAGWFFYNVFAFYTLISMQAAMNPTMARDMSVTEGVLRPLFQNISVIMLLMMPILTMRLFAEEKKSGTIELLLTYPVRDGEILFGKYLAALGIFLGMLTLTLVYPALVAWATQLEWGPLLTGYLGLLLQGAAFIAVGILISSLTENQIVAAVSTFGTLLIFWVISWASESAGSTWGRVLSHLSITEHFESFAKGVIDTKDLIYYVNLTILSLFLTLRSLESKRWRS
- a CDS encoding ATP-binding cassette domain-containing protein, which translates into the protein MIEVDHLTKYYGPVAAIQDVSFSVEKGAIVGFLGPNGAGKTTTMRILACFMPASSGGARVAGYDVFEQSLEVRRRIGYLPENVPLYGDLTVATYLDFVADVKGLGRADRRRRVGEVLARCLIEDVQGRLIGRLSKGYRQRVGLAQALIADPAVLILDEPTIGLDPKQIIEIRSLIKSLAGEHTVILSTHILPEVSMVCEGVIIINRGRIVASGSLDRLMDELSPLTRVQVQVLGPPELVGASLRALPGVLRVEPRGVIEGVGTFVVEADRGRDIRPDIVQLVTQQRWGLLELRALGLSLEDLFIRVVAGEEHEAEPGPLPGAEVEAAQEEVRTE